A genomic region of Neisseria cinerea contains the following coding sequences:
- a CDS encoding c-type cytochrome → MKQLRDNKAQGSALFTLVSGIVIVIAVLYFLIKLAGSGSFGDVDLTTEAATQTRIQPVGQLTMGDGIPVGERQGEQIFNKICIQCHAADSNVPNAPKLENNGDWAPRIAQGFDTLFQHALNGFNAMPAKGGAADLTDQELKRAITYMANKSGGSFPNPDEAAPADSAASGTASAPADNAALAEAKAEDKGAAAPAAGADGKKVFEATCQACHGGAIPGIPGIGKKDDWAPRIKQGKETLHKHALEGFNAMPAKGGNAGLSDDEVKAAVDYMANQSGAKF, encoded by the coding sequence ATGAAACAACTCCGCGACAATAAAGCCCAAGGCTCTGCATTGTTCACCCTTGTGAGCGGTATCGTTATTGTTATTGCAGTTCTTTATTTCCTGATTAAGCTGGCGGGCAGCGGCTCGTTCGGCGATGTTGATTTAACGACGGAAGCGGCAACGCAGACCCGTATCCAGCCTGTGGGCCAATTGACCATGGGTGACGGTATTCCGGTCGGAGAGCGTCAGGGCGAGCAGATTTTCAACAAAATCTGTATCCAGTGCCATGCTGCAGACAGCAATGTGCCGAATGCTCCGAAACTGGAGAACAACGGCGATTGGGCACCGCGTATCGCACAAGGTTTCGATACCTTGTTCCAACATGCGCTTAACGGATTTAATGCCATGCCTGCAAAAGGCGGCGCGGCAGACCTGACCGATCAGGAACTCAAACGGGCGATTACCTACATGGCGAATAAAAGCGGAGGTTCTTTCCCGAATCCGGATGAGGCTGCGCCTGCCGACAGTGCCGCTTCAGGAACAGCTTCTGCTCCTGCCGATAATGCAGCTCTGGCGGAAGCGAAGGCAGAAGACAAAGGTGCTGCCGCACCTGCAGCCGGTGCAGACGGCAAGAAAGTTTTCGAAGCAACCTGTCAGGCATGCCATGGCGGAGCGATTCCAGGTATCCCCGGCATAGGTAAAAAAGATGATTGGGCTCCCCGTATCAAACAAGGTAAAGAAACCTTGCATAAACATGCACTCGAAGGTTTCAATGCTATGCCGGCAAAAGGCGGTAATGCAGGTTT
- a CDS encoding amino acid aminotransferase, with amino-acid sequence MYRHIEYYPGDPILSLVETFKNDPRPEKVNLSIGIYFDDEGKMPVLESVSRAETARAATPAPSPYLPMEGLDTYRSAVQHLLFGKDNPALAQGRIVTVQTLGGSGALKVGADFLHRWFPTARAYVSDPTWDNHRGIFEGAGFEVGTYPYYDPATVGVKFDEMTAFFNTLPEHSVLILHPCCHNPTGVDMSEQQWDEVLHIIKTRELIPFMDIAYQGFGGDLDSDAYAIRKAVEMELPLLVSNSFSKNLSLYGERVGGLSVVCPNKEEAELVFGQLKFTVRRIYSSPPAHGAYIAADVMNSSELYALWQNEVYVMRDRIRAMRQKLYDVLTAQIPDRDFTYFIKQRGMFSYTGLSVEQVRRLRDEFAVYLLDSGRMCVAGLNASNIAYVADAFAEVLK; translated from the coding sequence ATGTACCGACACATCGAATACTATCCCGGCGACCCGATTTTGAGTTTGGTCGAAACCTTCAAAAACGACCCGCGCCCTGAAAAAGTCAATTTGAGCATAGGCATTTATTTCGACGACGAAGGCAAGATGCCCGTATTGGAATCCGTGAGCCGAGCCGAAACCGCCCGCGCTGCCACGCCTGCGCCGTCGCCCTACCTGCCGATGGAAGGCTTGGACACTTACCGTAGTGCGGTGCAGCATTTGTTGTTCGGCAAAGACAACCCCGCGCTCGCGCAAGGACGTATTGTTACCGTACAAACCTTGGGCGGCTCGGGCGCGCTCAAAGTCGGAGCGGATTTCCTGCACCGCTGGTTCCCCACAGCACGCGCCTACGTCAGCGACCCGACTTGGGACAACCATCGCGGCATTTTTGAAGGCGCAGGTTTCGAGGTTGGCACTTATCCTTATTACGACCCCGCCACTGTCGGCGTGAAATTCGACGAAATGACCGCGTTTTTCAACACCCTGCCCGAACACAGCGTCTTAATCCTGCATCCCTGCTGCCACAACCCGACCGGCGTGGATATGTCAGAACAACAATGGGACGAAGTGTTGCACATCATCAAAACGCGCGAACTGATTCCGTTTATGGACATTGCCTACCAAGGATTCGGCGGCGATTTGGACAGCGATGCCTACGCCATCCGCAAAGCGGTGGAAATGGAATTGCCCTTGCTTGTCAGCAATTCCTTCTCAAAAAATCTGTCGCTCTACGGCGAGCGCGTCGGCGGCCTGAGCGTGGTTTGCCCGAATAAAGAAGAAGCGGAATTGGTGTTCGGACAACTCAAATTCACCGTCCGCCGTATCTACTCCAGCCCGCCCGCACATGGCGCGTATATCGCCGCCGATGTGATGAACAGCTCCGAACTTTACGCTTTGTGGCAAAACGAAGTCTATGTCATGCGCGACCGAATCCGCGCCATGCGACAGAAACTTTACGATGTCTTGACCGCGCAAATCCCCGATCGCGATTTCACTTATTTCATCAAACAGCGCGGCATGTTCAGCTACACAGGATTGAGCGTGGAACAAGTCCGCAGGTTGCGCGACGAATTTGCCGTTTACCTGCTGGATTCGGGCAGGATGTGCGTCGCCGGACTGAATGCTTCGAATATCGCCTATGTTGCCGATGCATTTGCCGAAGTATTGAAATAA
- the trmA gene encoding tRNA (uridine(54)-C5)-methyltransferase TrmA, translating to MNDYTQQLQGKKDHLKTLFAGLDVPEWEVYESPDKHYRMRAEFRIWHEGGEMFYAMFEKGQKASGASLIRCDRFDAASEAVNCLMPELIAVAAQSAELRNRWYAVEFLSTLSGEMLVTMIYHKRLDDEWIRAAQALQQQLDISVIGRSRGQKIVLKQDYVTETLKVGNRDFRYRQIEGGFTQPNAAVCQKMLEWACGAAEGLGGDLLELYCGNGNFTLPLSEKFERVLATEISKTSVGAAQWNIEANGIGNIKIARLSAEEFTEAYTGKREFTRLKEGGIALTDYAFSTIFVDPPRAGIDEETLKLVSQFDNIIYISCNPETLRANLDTLAETHTVERAALFDQFPFTHHIESGVLLKKKILGKSKR from the coding sequence ATGAATGACTACACGCAGCAGCTTCAAGGTAAAAAAGACCACCTTAAAACCCTTTTTGCAGGTTTGGATGTTCCTGAGTGGGAAGTGTATGAATCTCCGGACAAACATTACCGTATGCGTGCCGAGTTCCGTATTTGGCACGAAGGCGGGGAAATGTTTTATGCCATGTTTGAAAAAGGACAAAAGGCTAGCGGGGCAAGCCTGATCCGTTGCGACCGCTTCGATGCTGCTTCAGAGGCAGTCAACTGCCTGATGCCCGAATTAATTGCCGTTGCCGCCCAATCTGCCGAACTGAGAAACCGTTGGTATGCCGTCGAATTTCTGTCCACGCTCAGCGGGGAAATGCTGGTTACTATGATTTACCACAAAAGGCTTGATGATGAGTGGATACGGGCGGCGCAAGCGTTACAGCAACAGTTGGATATTTCCGTTATTGGGCGGAGCAGGGGGCAGAAAATAGTCTTAAAACAGGACTATGTGACGGAAACTTTGAAGGTCGGTAATCGGGATTTCCGTTATCGGCAAATTGAAGGCGGTTTTACCCAACCCAATGCTGCCGTGTGTCAAAAAATGCTTGAATGGGCATGCGGTGCGGCAGAAGGGCTGGGTGGGGATTTGCTCGAACTATATTGCGGAAACGGCAATTTTACGCTGCCTTTATCTGAAAAGTTTGAACGTGTTTTGGCAACCGAGATTTCCAAAACTTCAGTAGGCGCGGCGCAATGGAATATTGAGGCAAACGGGATAGGCAACATCAAAATCGCCCGCCTGTCTGCCGAAGAATTTACCGAAGCCTATACCGGCAAACGTGAGTTTACACGCCTTAAGGAGGGCGGTATTGCTTTGACGGATTACGCATTTTCTACTATTTTTGTTGATCCGCCGCGTGCCGGTATCGATGAGGAAACTTTGAAGTTGGTGTCGCAGTTTGACAATATCATCTACATTTCCTGTAATCCTGAAACGCTGCGTGCCAATTTGGACACCTTGGCGGAAACCCATACGGTCGAACGTGCCGCCCTGTTCGACCAATTTCCGTTTACGCACCATATCGAAAGCGGCGTACTGTTGAAAAAGAAAATCCTTGGAAAAAGCAAAAGGTAA
- the aroC gene encoding chorismate synthase, with the protein MAGNTFGQLFTVTTFGESHGAGLGCIIDGCPPGLALTESDIQADLDRRKPGTSRHVTQRREADQVEILSGVFEGKTTGTPIALLIRNTDQRSKDYGNIATSFRPGHADYTYWHKYGTRDYRGGGRSSARETAARVAAGAVAKKWLKEKFGTEITAYVTQVGEKEIQFEGYEHISQNPFFAANQSQIAELENYMDSVRKSLDSVGAKLHIEATNVPVGLGEPVFDRLDAEIAYAMMGINAVKGVEIGAGFGSVVQRGSEHGDELTPQGFLSNHSGGILGGISTGQDIHVNIAIKPTSSIATPRRSIDINGDPIELATHGRHDPCVGLRAAPIAEAMLALVLIDHALRHRAQNADVQVNTPDITLSNK; encoded by the coding sequence ATGGCAGGCAACACTTTCGGACAACTCTTCACCGTTACCACCTTCGGCGAAAGCCACGGCGCAGGTTTGGGCTGCATCATCGACGGCTGCCCGCCCGGACTGGCCTTAACCGAGTCAGACATCCAAGCCGACCTCGACCGGCGCAAACCCGGCACCAGCCGCCACGTTACCCAACGCCGCGAAGCCGACCAAGTAGAAATCCTCTCCGGTGTCTTCGAAGGCAAAACCACCGGCACACCCATCGCCCTCTTAATCCGCAATACCGACCAACGCAGCAAAGACTACGGCAACATCGCCACCAGCTTCCGTCCCGGCCATGCCGACTATACCTACTGGCACAAATACGGCACGCGCGACTACCGCGGCGGCGGCAGAAGCTCCGCCCGTGAAACCGCCGCCCGCGTTGCCGCCGGAGCCGTTGCCAAAAAATGGTTGAAAGAAAAATTCGGCACGGAAATCACCGCCTACGTCACTCAAGTCGGCGAAAAAGAAATTCAGTTTGAAGGCTACGAACACATTTCCCAAAACCCCTTCTTCGCCGCCAACCAAAGCCAAATTGCCGAGCTGGAAAACTATATGGACAGCGTGCGCAAATCCTTGGATTCCGTCGGCGCGAAGCTGCATATTGAAGCCACCAATGTCCCCGTCGGCTTGGGCGAACCCGTATTCGACCGCCTCGATGCCGAAATCGCCTACGCCATGATGGGTATTAACGCCGTCAAAGGCGTAGAAATCGGCGCAGGTTTCGGCAGCGTCGTCCAACGCGGCAGCGAACACGGCGACGAACTCACCCCGCAAGGCTTCCTGTCCAACCACTCAGGCGGCATCCTCGGCGGCATCAGCACCGGACAAGACATCCACGTCAATATCGCCATCAAACCCACCAGCTCCATCGCCACACCGCGCCGCAGCATCGACATCAACGGTGACCCCATCGAACTCGCCACGCACGGCAGACACGACCCCTGCGTCGGACTGCGCGCCGCCCCCATTGCCGAAGCCATGCTCGCGTTAGTCCTCATCGACCACGCCCTGCGCCATCGCGCGCAAAATGCCGACGTTCAGGTTAATACGCCCGACATTACCCTTTCAAACAAATAA
- a CDS encoding ProQ/FINO family protein has protein sequence MTQETALGAALKSAVQTMSKKKQTEMIADHIYGKYDVFKRFKPLALGIDQDLITALPQYDPTLIARVLANHCRRPRYLKALARGGKRFDLNNRFKGEVTPEEQNIAQNHPFVQQALQKQAETATPAAEAAEPSAAE, from the coding sequence ATGACACAAGAAACCGCTTTGGGCGCAGCACTGAAATCTGCGGTCCAAACCATGAGCAAAAAGAAACAGACAGAAATGATTGCCGACCATATCTACGGCAAATACGATGTATTCAAACGATTTAAACCGTTGGCACTCGGTATCGACCAAGACTTGATTACCGCGCTGCCCCAATACGATCCTACACTTATTGCACGCGTCCTCGCCAACCACTGCCGCCGTCCGCGCTATCTGAAAGCATTGGCGCGCGGAGGTAAACGCTTCGACCTGAACAACCGCTTTAAAGGCGAGGTTACTCCTGAAGAGCAAAACATCGCGCAAAATCATCCTTTCGTACAACAAGCTTTACAAAAACAGGCTGAAACCGCTACACCGGCAGCCGAAGCGGCAGAACCTTCCGCAGCAGAATAA
- the parE gene encoding DNA topoisomerase IV subunit B has protein sequence MAKNNQYSESSITVLKGLEPVKERPGMYTRTDSPTHICQEVIDNAADEALGGFATEIDVRIHDDGSLSIHDNGRGIPVGLHPVEGVPVVELVFTRLHAGGKFNKKDGGSAYAFSGGLHGVGVSVTNALSTRLEVTVKREGKIHRIVFAGGDVVEPLAEVGKCAVKDSGTEVRVWPDGKYFESPNYSIPELERLLRAKAVLLPGVRVSLTCPVKGEDEAHTQTWHYPDGLKSYLTDLIADAQEAVPLFSCENYISDDHNGDFSIGEGAAFALTWLEEGSCANESYVNLIPTPLGGTHEAGLKQAVFNAVNNFINLHNLLPRGVKVQSDDVFSKTAFVLSARVLDPQFQGQTKDKLTNRDALKLVATVSGDPLELWLNQNVDFGKKIAELAIRQAQARMRSVKKIEKKKGSGVAVLPGKLTDCESEDIRENELFLVEGDSAGGSAKLARDKVTQAILPLRGKVLNSFEVHPDQLFGNAEIHDISVAIGVDPHGINDKPDLSGLRYGKIAILSDADVDGSHIQVLLLTLFYRHFPKLVADGHIYVAQPPLFRVDVNAQGKSKPARKFYALDQNELDSILERLQKEGVKETAYSISRFKGLGEMNPDQLKDTTMHPDTRRLLQVQIPEGADDETRDIFVKLMGKGEAAARRAWMEREGDTAQLDI, from the coding sequence ATGGCTAAAAACAACCAATACAGCGAATCCAGCATTACCGTCCTCAAAGGCTTGGAGCCTGTCAAAGAACGTCCCGGCATGTACACCCGCACCGACAGTCCGACCCATATCTGCCAAGAAGTCATCGACAACGCGGCGGACGAGGCGTTGGGCGGTTTCGCTACTGAAATCGACGTGCGCATCCACGACGACGGTTCGCTGTCCATACACGACAACGGACGCGGCATTCCCGTCGGGCTGCACCCTGTCGAGGGCGTGCCCGTGGTCGAACTCGTGTTTACCCGTCTGCACGCGGGCGGCAAGTTCAACAAAAAAGACGGCGGCAGCGCGTATGCCTTTTCAGGCGGCCTGCACGGCGTGGGCGTATCCGTCACCAACGCCCTCTCCACCCGCCTTGAGGTCACCGTCAAACGCGAAGGCAAAATCCACCGCATCGTGTTTGCCGGCGGCGACGTGGTCGAACCGTTGGCAGAAGTGGGCAAATGCGCCGTCAAAGACAGCGGCACCGAAGTGCGCGTTTGGCCGGACGGAAAATATTTTGAAAGCCCGAATTACAGCATTCCCGAACTCGAACGCCTGCTGCGTGCCAAAGCCGTGCTGCTGCCGGGTGTGCGCGTTTCCTTGACCTGTCCGGTCAAAGGCGAAGACGAAGCGCATACCCAAACTTGGCACTACCCCGACGGCCTGAAAAGCTATCTGACCGACCTGATTGCCGACGCGCAAGAAGCCGTGCCGCTGTTCTCCTGCGAAAACTACATTTCAGACGATCACAACGGCGATTTCAGCATCGGCGAAGGTGCAGCGTTTGCCCTGACCTGGCTGGAAGAAGGCTCGTGCGCCAACGAAAGCTACGTCAACCTCATCCCTACCCCGCTGGGCGGCACGCACGAAGCAGGCTTGAAACAAGCCGTGTTCAACGCCGTCAACAACTTCATCAACCTGCACAACCTCCTACCACGCGGCGTAAAAGTACAAAGCGACGACGTGTTCAGCAAAACCGCCTTCGTCCTCTCCGCCCGCGTCCTCGACCCGCAGTTCCAAGGCCAGACCAAAGACAAACTGACCAACCGCGACGCGTTGAAACTCGTTGCCACCGTATCGGGCGACCCTTTGGAATTGTGGCTGAACCAAAACGTGGACTTCGGCAAAAAAATCGCCGAACTCGCCATCCGCCAAGCGCAGGCGCGGATGCGTTCGGTTAAAAAAATCGAAAAGAAAAAAGGCAGCGGCGTCGCCGTCCTGCCCGGCAAACTGACTGACTGCGAAAGCGAAGACATCCGCGAAAACGAACTCTTCCTCGTCGAAGGCGATTCCGCCGGCGGCTCCGCCAAACTCGCCCGCGACAAAGTTACCCAAGCCATCCTGCCCCTGCGCGGCAAAGTGCTCAACAGCTTTGAAGTCCACCCCGACCAACTCTTCGGCAACGCCGAAATCCACGACATTTCCGTCGCCATCGGCGTCGATCCGCACGGCATCAACGACAAGCCCGATTTAAGCGGCCTGCGCTACGGCAAAATCGCCATCCTGTCCGATGCCGACGTGGACGGCTCGCATATTCAAGTTTTGCTGCTGACCCTGTTCTACCGCCACTTCCCGAAACTGGTCGCCGACGGACACATCTACGTCGCCCAGCCGCCGCTGTTCCGCGTCGATGTCAACGCACAAGGCAAAAGCAAACCCGCCCGCAAATTCTACGCCCTCGACCAAAACGAACTCGACAGCATTTTAGAGCGACTGCAAAAAGAAGGCGTTAAAGAAACCGCCTATTCCATCAGCCGTTTCAAAGGCTTGGGCGAGATGAACCCTGACCAGCTCAAAGACACCACCATGCACCCCGATACCCGCCGCCTGTTGCAGGTACAAATCCCAGAAGGCGCGGATGACGAAACACGCGATATCTTCGTCAAACTGATGGGCAAAGGCGAAGCTGCAGCCCGCCGCGCATGGATGGAACGGGAAGGTGATACGGCTCAATTGGATATTTAA
- a CDS encoding RNA pyrophosphohydrolase, which translates to MLEPYRPICQNRSICGKIPRLNLTEGDTVLDREGYRPNVGIILINNRNEVFWGKRVREHSWQFPQGGIKPGESPETAMYRELYEEVGLLPQHVKIVGRTRDWLRYDVPNNWVRREWRGSYRGQKQIWYLLRLVGRDSDVNLRACHHPEFDGWRWQQYWAPVDEVIDFKRDVYLGALEELSSRFLRGMESYEDFIRRNPIENL; encoded by the coding sequence ATGCTTGAACCATATCGTCCGATTTGTCAAAACCGTTCGATTTGTGGGAAAATCCCAAGATTGAATTTAACGGAGGGCGACACCGTGTTGGACAGAGAAGGCTATCGCCCCAATGTCGGTATCATCTTAATCAACAACCGCAACGAGGTCTTTTGGGGCAAGCGCGTACGCGAACATTCATGGCAGTTTCCTCAAGGCGGCATCAAGCCGGGCGAAAGCCCTGAAACCGCCATGTACCGTGAGCTGTACGAAGAAGTCGGGCTGCTGCCGCAACACGTCAAAATCGTCGGGCGGACGCGCGACTGGCTGCGTTACGACGTGCCGAACAACTGGGTACGCCGCGAATGGCGCGGATCCTATCGCGGACAAAAACAGATTTGGTATCTTTTGCGTTTGGTCGGCCGTGACAGCGATGTCAACCTCCGCGCCTGCCACCATCCCGAATTTGACGGTTGGCGTTGGCAACAATATTGGGCTCCCGTTGACGAAGTAATTGATTTCAAACGAGACGTTTACTTGGGGGCATTGGAAGAACTCTCTTCCCGCTTCCTGCGCGGCATGGAAAGCTACGAAGACTTTATCCGTCGCAATCCAATAGAAAACCTATAA
- the serS gene encoding serine--tRNA ligase, with protein MLDIQLLRSNTAAVAERLARRGYDFDTARFDALEERRKSVQVKTEELQASRNSISKQIGALKGQGKHEEAQAAIDQVAQIKTDLEQAAADLDAVQKELDAWLLSIPNLPHESVPTGKDETENVEVRKVGTPREFDFEIKDHVDLGEPLGLDFEGGAKLSGARFTVMRGQIARLHRALAQFMLDTHTLKHGYTEHYTPYIVDDTTLQGTGQLPKFAEDLFHVTRGGDETKTTQYLIPTAEVTLTNTVAGSILDEGGLPLKLTAHSPCFRSEAGSYGKDTRGLIRQHQFDKVEMVQIVHPEKSYEALEEMVSHAENILKALELPYRVITLCTGDMGFGATKTYDLEVWVPAQNTYREISSCSNCEDFQARRMKARFKDENGKNRLVHTLNGSGLAVGRTLVAVLENHQNADGSINIPAALQPYMGGVAKLEVK; from the coding sequence ATGTTAGATATCCAATTGCTCCGCAGCAACACCGCCGCCGTTGCCGAACGGCTTGCACGGCGCGGTTATGACTTTGATACCGCACGTTTTGACGCACTGGAAGAACGACGCAAGTCCGTTCAGGTGAAAACCGAAGAACTACAAGCCTCGCGCAACAGCATTTCTAAACAAATCGGCGCACTGAAAGGTCAGGGCAAACATGAAGAGGCGCAGGCGGCCATTGATCAAGTCGCCCAAATCAAAACCGATTTGGAACAGGCTGCCGCCGATTTGGATGCCGTTCAAAAAGAATTGGACGCATGGTTGTTGAGCATACCTAACCTGCCGCACGAAAGCGTACCCACCGGTAAAGACGAAACCGAAAACGTCGAAGTCCGCAAAGTCGGCACGCCACGCGAATTTGACTTTGAAATCAAAGACCATGTCGATTTGGGCGAACCTTTGGGTTTGGATTTCGAAGGCGGCGCAAAACTCTCCGGCGCACGATTTACCGTTATGCGCGGACAAATCGCCCGTCTACACCGCGCGCTGGCACAATTCATGCTCGATACGCACACGCTGAAACACGGCTACACCGAGCATTACACACCCTATATCGTAGACGACACCACCTTGCAAGGCACAGGCCAACTGCCCAAATTCGCAGAAGATTTATTCCATGTTACCCGCGGTGGCGATGAAACCAAAACCACCCAATACCTGATTCCGACCGCAGAAGTAACGCTGACCAACACCGTTGCAGGCAGCATTTTGGACGAAGGCGGACTGCCGCTAAAACTGACCGCCCACTCGCCCTGCTTCCGCAGCGAGGCGGGTTCGTACGGCAAAGACACACGTGGCCTGATCCGCCAACACCAGTTCGACAAAGTAGAAATGGTACAAATCGTTCATCCCGAAAAATCATACGAAGCGCTGGAAGAAATGGTCAGCCATGCCGAAAACATCCTGAAGGCTTTGGAACTGCCCTACCGCGTGATTACCCTGTGTACCGGCGACATGGGCTTCGGCGCAACCAAAACGTATGACTTGGAAGTTTGGGTTCCCGCGCAAAATACCTACCGCGAAATCTCAAGCTGCTCCAACTGCGAAGATTTCCAAGCCCGCCGCATGAAGGCGCGTTTCAAAGACGAAAACGGCAAAAACCGCTTGGTACATACTTTGAACGGCTCCGGTTTGGCAGTCGGCAGAACCTTGGTCGCCGTGTTGGAAAACCATCAAAACGCCGACGGCAGTATCAATATCCCAGCCGCTTTGCAGCCTTATATGGGCGGCGTTGCCAAGTTGGAAGTGAAATAA
- the prfA gene encoding peptide chain release factor 1 yields MKTSILEKLQQLSDRLEEVTHLLGQPEATSDMDNYRKLTREHAELTPVVEVFQNYQLAQSDLADAEEMLSDPEMKDFAAEEIEAAKAKINTLDTELQKLLLPKDADDDKNIFIEVRAGTGGDEAALFAGDLLRMYSRYAERNRWQVEIVSANESELGGYKEVIARIVGLGAYSRLKFESGGHRVQRVPATESQGRIHTSACTVAVMPEADELEDIELNPADLRIDTFRASGAGGQHINKTDSAVRITHLPTGMVVECQDGRSQHANKAQAMKVLAARLNDAQKREAQAKEAAERKSLIGSGDRSERIRTYNYPQGRVTDHRINLTLHKLDFVMDGDLEEITNALIAEHQAELLAAMGD; encoded by the coding sequence ATGAAGACGTCTATCTTAGAAAAACTACAACAACTCAGCGACCGACTGGAAGAAGTCACGCATTTGCTCGGTCAGCCCGAAGCTACGTCCGACATGGACAATTACCGTAAACTCACCCGCGAACACGCTGAATTGACGCCCGTCGTCGAAGTCTTCCAAAACTATCAGCTGGCGCAAAGCGACTTGGCGGATGCCGAAGAAATGCTGTCCGACCCCGAAATGAAAGACTTTGCCGCCGAAGAAATCGAAGCGGCCAAAGCCAAAATCAACACGCTCGATACCGAACTGCAAAAACTGCTGCTGCCCAAAGATGCCGACGACGACAAAAACATCTTTATCGAAGTGCGCGCCGGTACCGGTGGCGACGAAGCCGCGCTGTTTGCAGGCGATTTGCTGCGTATGTACAGCCGCTATGCCGAGCGCAACCGCTGGCAGGTCGAAATCGTGTCCGCCAACGAAAGCGAATTGGGCGGCTATAAAGAAGTCATCGCCCGTATTGTCGGACTCGGTGCGTACAGCCGTCTGAAATTCGAATCGGGCGGCCACCGTGTGCAACGCGTCCCTGCAACCGAAAGCCAAGGCCGTATCCACACTTCAGCCTGTACCGTCGCCGTCATGCCTGAAGCGGATGAACTGGAAGACATCGAATTGAACCCCGCCGATCTGCGCATCGATACCTTCCGCGCATCCGGTGCGGGCGGTCAGCACATCAACAAAACCGACTCCGCCGTCCGCATCACCCACCTGCCTACCGGTATGGTGGTTGAATGCCAAGACGGTCGCAGCCAACACGCCAACAAGGCGCAGGCGATGAAAGTCCTCGCAGCCCGCCTGAACGACGCGCAAAAACGCGAAGCCCAAGCCAAAGAAGCTGCCGAGCGCAAATCTCTCATCGGCAGCGGCGACCGCAGCGAACGCATCCGCACCTACAACTACCCCCAAGGCCGCGTAACCGACCACCGCATCAACCTTACCCTGCACAAGCTGGATTTTGTGATGGACGGCGACTTGGAAGAAATTACCAACGCCCTGATTGCTGAGCATCAGGCCGAGCTTTTGGCGGCAATGGGAGATTGA
- a CDS encoding TatD family hydrolase, with protein MNFTDTHCHLADPALRENLPHILTAAREAGVGRFIVPATRPQDWQDVSDLAERVSENPLWGNIHIALGIHPWFSDDVSETDFRHLEQALKASPTAWVGEIGLDFYDKTQTQRQRERQIQVFSRQLVIAQTLCRRVIIHNLKATADIAAAVKQTGFTQGGIVHAFSGSAEEARVLTKLGFKIGIGSLLLNPNARKIRETLKTLNDTDFILETDSPFMLKKEINTPANIPGIAKIAAEIRGTCVEEIAKVTERNADALLGR; from the coding sequence ATGAACTTCACCGACACCCACTGCCATCTCGCCGATCCCGCCTTACGCGAAAACCTGCCGCACATTTTGACCGCAGCGCGGGAGGCAGGGGTAGGGCGGTTTATCGTTCCCGCAACTCGGCCGCAGGATTGGCAGGACGTGTCGGATTTGGCAGAAAGGGTGTCTGAAAATCCGCTTTGGGGCAACATCCATATCGCGCTCGGCATCCATCCTTGGTTTTCAGACGACGTTTCCGAAACGGATTTCCGGCATTTGGAACAAGCATTGAAAGCGAGTCCGACGGCATGGGTCGGCGAAATCGGCTTGGATTTTTACGACAAAACCCAAACGCAACGACAGCGCGAACGGCAAATCCAAGTCTTCAGCCGCCAGCTTGTCATCGCGCAAACCCTGTGTCGGCGCGTGATTATCCATAATCTCAAAGCCACCGCCGACATCGCTGCCGCCGTCAAACAGACAGGCTTTACCCAAGGCGGCATCGTTCACGCCTTCTCAGGCAGCGCGGAAGAAGCGCGCGTGTTGACGAAATTGGGTTTCAAAATCGGCATCGGTTCGTTGTTGCTCAACCCGAACGCCCGCAAAATACGCGAAACCCTCAAAACCTTGAATGACACCGATTTCATCTTGGAAACCGACAGCCCGTTTATGCTGAAAAAGGAGATTAATACGCCTGCCAATATTCCAGGTATTGCAAAGATTGCTGCGGAAATCCGCGGAACCTGTGTAGAAGAGATTGCCAAGGTAACGGAGCGCAATGCCGATGCCCTGTTGGGACGGTAG